In Bradyrhizobium sp. CCBAU 051011, the following are encoded in one genomic region:
- a CDS encoding ATP-binding protein, producing MNDHADDAQPDLPGRERRRLQSSRLIQYLLLQAVIAGACVVALLQSLPGPPAQYRMSALQLTDAGIERAVTLPYFSPRRDAMNDPPRFSGQFVRPAGEATRPWSVFLPRFTNGVEVTVNDVVILDSRRDPAANRPDRNTPAIAVIPASVLRDGDNVISIRLFIWGPITGFLDRIWVGPDELLRPSYDLRTLVFVTLPVVFSSWQAILAVILGIMWVMRRHEPAYGVLAAAMAVGVGQAFLQTPMGETPFSKLNVILISSAPIESALVLTFALLFSGWKWQRYGWILFIPGVLLALAGLFGNQAMVRALFLILAVPMVGISLVIMAIVTARSALKRQNVAGLLLGCAVTIMLTCWIADLLSVFQMTPNRIFTARLSYSAMLVAIGAGLTWRFARALNQVDGFAGRLVTQVREAEEKLKASFAREEERARAAALARERTRLMRDLHDGLGGQLVSIVALSERGNGSAGIGDAARAALKDLRLVIDSMDDIGGDLMLALGSWRERAMAQLRPHDIALDWRAVTPQGLPVHPELRPWHVIQIVRLLDEAVTNAVKHANAKRITVRIETLAGADGLERGCITVEDDGKGFEITSDGAAAGAIKAARGLRNMRSRAARCGAELVLSSCAQGADQGTRVKLTLPHRFPDSEGAAG from the coding sequence GTGAACGATCACGCCGACGACGCGCAACCGGATTTGCCCGGCCGCGAGCGGCGGCGGCTGCAATCGTCTCGTCTCATCCAATATCTGCTGCTGCAGGCAGTGATCGCCGGCGCCTGCGTCGTGGCGCTGCTGCAGTCGCTGCCGGGACCTCCCGCGCAGTATCGGATGTCCGCGCTTCAGCTCACTGACGCCGGCATCGAGCGCGCCGTGACGCTGCCGTATTTCTCGCCGCGCCGGGATGCGATGAACGATCCGCCCCGCTTCAGCGGGCAATTCGTCCGTCCGGCCGGCGAGGCCACGCGCCCCTGGTCGGTGTTTCTGCCGCGCTTCACCAACGGCGTCGAGGTCACCGTCAACGATGTCGTGATCCTCGACAGCCGGCGCGATCCTGCCGCCAACCGGCCCGACCGCAACACGCCGGCGATTGCGGTGATTCCCGCATCGGTATTGCGCGACGGCGACAACGTCATCTCGATCCGGCTGTTCATCTGGGGCCCGATCACGGGCTTCCTCGATCGCATCTGGGTCGGCCCGGATGAGCTGTTGCGTCCGAGCTATGATCTGAGAACTTTGGTCTTCGTCACCCTGCCGGTGGTGTTCTCGTCCTGGCAGGCGATCCTGGCGGTGATCCTCGGCATCATGTGGGTGATGCGGCGCCATGAGCCGGCCTATGGCGTGCTCGCGGCGGCGATGGCGGTCGGGGTCGGGCAGGCCTTCCTGCAAACACCGATGGGCGAGACGCCGTTCTCCAAGCTCAACGTGATCCTGATCTCCTCTGCGCCGATCGAAAGCGCGCTGGTGCTGACATTCGCGTTGTTGTTTTCGGGCTGGAAATGGCAGCGCTATGGCTGGATCCTTTTCATTCCCGGCGTGCTGCTGGCGCTGGCCGGCCTGTTCGGTAATCAGGCGATGGTGCGCGCGCTGTTCCTGATTCTTGCCGTTCCAATGGTCGGGATCTCGCTGGTCATCATGGCTATTGTGACCGCCCGCTCGGCGCTGAAACGGCAAAACGTAGCGGGCCTCCTGCTCGGCTGCGCGGTCACGATCATGCTGACCTGCTGGATCGCGGACCTGCTCTCGGTGTTCCAGATGACGCCTAACCGCATCTTCACGGCGCGGCTGTCGTATTCGGCGATGCTGGTCGCGATCGGCGCCGGGCTGACCTGGCGGTTTGCGCGGGCACTGAATCAGGTCGACGGCTTTGCCGGCCGTCTCGTTACGCAAGTGCGCGAGGCGGAGGAGAAGCTGAAGGCGAGTTTCGCCCGCGAGGAGGAGCGCGCCCGGGCGGCTGCATTGGCGCGGGAGCGCACCCGGCTGATGCGCGACCTCCATGACGGCCTCGGCGGCCAGCTCGTCAGCATCGTGGCGCTCAGCGAACGCGGTAATGGCAGCGCGGGCATTGGCGACGCGGCGCGCGCGGCGCTGAAGGATCTGCGCCTCGTCATCGATTCGATGGACGACATCGGCGGCGATCTGATGCTGGCGCTGGGCTCGTGGCGCGAACGCGCCATGGCGCAGTTGCGCCCGCACGACATCGCGCTCGACTGGCGCGCCGTGACGCCGCAGGGCCTGCCGGTTCACCCCGAGCTGCGGCCGTGGCATGTGATCCAGATCGTGCGGTTGCTGGATGAGGCCGTCACCAATGCGGTGAAGCATGCCAATGCGAAGCGTATCACGGTGAGGATAGAGACGCTGGCAGGCGCCGATGGTCTCGAGCGCGGCTGCATCACCGTCGAGGATGACGGCAAGGGGTTTGAGATTACGTCGGATGGCGCAGCGGCAGGCGCGATAAAGGCGGCGCGCGGCTTGCGCAACATGCGAAGCCGCGCTGCGCGCTGTGGCGCGGAGCTTGTACTGAGCTCCTGCGCTCAAGGGGCTGATCAAGGCACGCGCGTGAAACTGACTTTGCCCCACCGCTTTCCCGACAGCGAGGGCGCGGCCGGTTAG
- a CDS encoding PLP-dependent aminotransferase family protein → MDELLPGMLHLARDGGETLTRQLTDQLRGLITGGHLAPGQRLPSSRQLAKSLALSRNTVTFAIEQLAAEGYLSSSAGRRPIVVEGLSLDRRKALPRSNRAGGGRIELSSWARSLQRANWPPVHDGRPRPFQPGLADEREFPHDAWSCCLRRAARNAPLRRDRPINHPPLQEALLRHLVVHRGIKATPGQILIVPTAQAGLTLVANALLERGDHAWIESPGYGGANVALAAAGATVSAIPLDAQGMAIAAPEDTPRLIFVTPSHQYPTGRLMPIGRRLELLRYAEAASACIIEDDYDGEFHYEARPVAALQGLAPSPRVFYLGTFSKATYADIRFGYVVVPEAHIETFERAQRHMGMLTSITMQDALAEFITSGAYLGHIRRMTRLYKGRRDRMLQALAAEAGDRLAIEVPAGGMQLLARCHPHTDDQKLSARLDEAGVVSRPLSSMLYHRSGEQGLFLGFAAWNEKEIDQAARILGRIVR, encoded by the coding sequence ATGGACGAGCTGCTGCCCGGAATGCTGCACCTGGCGCGCGACGGCGGCGAGACGCTGACACGCCAGCTCACCGACCAGTTGCGAGGTCTGATCACGGGCGGACACCTTGCGCCCGGCCAGCGCCTGCCGTCGAGCCGGCAGCTTGCGAAATCGCTCGCGCTTTCGCGCAACACCGTCACGTTTGCGATCGAGCAATTAGCCGCGGAAGGCTATCTCTCGTCTTCCGCCGGACGCCGTCCGATCGTCGTCGAAGGCCTGTCGCTCGATCGCCGCAAGGCTTTGCCGCGGAGCAATCGCGCCGGCGGCGGGCGGATCGAACTGTCGTCCTGGGCACGCAGCCTGCAAAGAGCGAACTGGCCGCCGGTTCATGACGGACGGCCGCGGCCGTTTCAGCCGGGACTGGCTGACGAGCGCGAATTTCCGCACGATGCGTGGAGCTGCTGCCTGCGACGCGCGGCGCGAAATGCACCGCTGCGCCGCGACCGGCCCATCAACCATCCGCCGCTGCAGGAGGCCCTGCTGAGGCATCTCGTGGTTCATCGCGGGATCAAGGCAACGCCCGGCCAGATCCTGATCGTGCCGACCGCGCAAGCCGGCCTGACGCTGGTGGCCAACGCGCTGCTCGAACGGGGCGATCATGCCTGGATCGAAAGTCCAGGCTATGGCGGCGCCAACGTCGCATTAGCTGCAGCCGGCGCCACCGTCTCGGCGATACCGCTCGACGCGCAAGGCATGGCCATCGCCGCGCCCGAGGATACGCCGCGACTGATCTTCGTCACGCCGTCGCACCAGTACCCGACCGGGCGGCTGATGCCGATCGGCCGCCGCCTCGAACTGCTTCGCTACGCCGAGGCTGCCAGTGCCTGCATCATCGAAGACGATTATGACGGAGAATTTCACTACGAAGCACGCCCGGTGGCCGCACTGCAGGGCCTCGCGCCGTCGCCGCGCGTGTTCTACCTCGGCACCTTTTCGAAAGCGACCTATGCCGACATCCGCTTCGGCTATGTCGTCGTGCCCGAGGCGCACATCGAAACGTTCGAGCGCGCGCAGCGCCACATGGGAATGCTGACATCGATCACCATGCAGGATGCGCTGGCTGAGTTCATCACATCCGGCGCCTATCTCGGCCACATCAGGAGGATGACGCGCCTCTACAAGGGCCGCCGCGACCGCATGCTGCAGGCGCTGGCCGCCGAGGCCGGCGACCGTCTTGCCATCGAAGTCCCGGCCGGCGGCATGCAATTGCTGGCAAGGTGTCATCCGCACACCGACGACCAAAAATTATCGGCGCGGCTAGACGAAGCCGGCGTCGTCAGCCGACCGCTGTCAAGCATGCTGTATCACCGGTCAGGCGAGCAGGGCCTGTTTCTCGGCTTCGCCGCCTGGAACGAGAAGGAGATCGATCAGGCCGCGCGAATTCTGGGACGGATCGTGCGCTAA
- a CDS encoding energy-coupling factor ABC transporter ATP-binding protein — protein MRAPSSELPIEFDGVTVAAGGVTILDDIALTLAPGAPTVLIGPNGSGKSTLLRVAMGLLAPSRGRITWGGLENVPPLKRAIVFQRPAMLRRSAAANIRFALRAAGIPRAEHTRRTDELLELVGLHGLAGRAARRLSGGEQQRLALARALARDPAVLFLDEPTASLDPVATKAVEDIIRAVSERNIKVVMATHDFGEARRLAGEVVMLHRGRIVETGAAASFFDAPRTLEARAFLAGELLI, from the coding sequence ATGCGCGCGCCGTCAAGCGAACTGCCGATTGAATTCGATGGCGTCACGGTTGCGGCCGGCGGCGTCACGATCCTCGACGATATCGCGCTCACGCTGGCGCCGGGTGCGCCGACGGTGCTGATCGGCCCGAACGGTTCGGGCAAATCGACGCTGCTGCGCGTGGCGATGGGACTGCTCGCGCCGTCCCGCGGGCGCATCACCTGGGGCGGGCTGGAAAACGTCCCGCCGCTCAAGCGCGCGATCGTGTTTCAACGCCCGGCTATGCTTCGGCGCAGCGCTGCCGCCAACATCCGGTTTGCGCTGCGCGCTGCCGGCATCCCACGGGCGGAGCATACGCGCCGCACGGATGAACTGCTCGAACTGGTCGGCTTGCACGGGCTCGCCGGCCGCGCCGCGCGTCGACTCTCCGGCGGCGAGCAGCAGCGGCTGGCGCTGGCCCGCGCGCTGGCGCGCGATCCCGCGGTGCTGTTCCTGGACGAGCCAACCGCGAGCCTCGATCCGGTCGCGACTAAGGCGGTGGAAGACATCATCCGTGCGGTCAGCGAACGCAACATCAAGGTCGTGATGGCGACCCACGATTTCGGCGAGGCGCGCAGGCTCGCCGGCGAGGTCGTGATGCTCCACCGCGGCCGCATCGTAGAGACCGGCGCGGCCGCGTCGTTCTTCGACGCGCCGCGAACTCTCGAGGCGAGGGCGTTCCTCGCCGGTGAACTATTGATTTGA
- a CDS encoding cysteine rich repeat-containing protein: protein MMKSIHVAAAALVMSLAAGSLAQAQSGPTAQEQMACRSDAGKFCAEHIGKPPQMNACLKANKANLSEACRKVVESRGG, encoded by the coding sequence ATGATGAAATCAATCCATGTCGCGGCCGCAGCCCTGGTCATGTCGCTCGCTGCCGGCTCGCTGGCGCAGGCGCAATCCGGACCCACCGCGCAGGAGCAGATGGCCTGCCGTTCGGATGCCGGAAAATTCTGTGCCGAGCATATCGGCAAGCCGCCGCAGATGAACGCCTGCCTGAAGGCGAACAAGGCGAATCTCTCGGAAGCCTGCCGCAAGGTGGTGGAATCGCGCGGCGGTTAA
- a CDS encoding response regulator transcription factor codes for MNSLSEAPKAEAITVVLLEDDAPTLWRLQDALTKAGYQVKAAGTLAEARACLAQGAPKVLLTDLQLPDGHGVDLIRETRRRFPDTEIMVISILGDEESVISAITVGATGYLLKDAFPTDIAATVRDLVAGHSPISASIARFIVRRTQSTPEPPPGPALNTTKLTPREIDILWGIAKGFSYAEIASHLGLSRQTVPGHIKNIYRKLEVHTRGEAVFEAVQQGLIKL; via the coding sequence ATGAATTCATTGAGCGAGGCGCCGAAAGCCGAGGCCATCACGGTCGTGCTGCTCGAGGACGATGCACCGACGCTTTGGCGGCTGCAGGACGCGCTGACCAAGGCCGGCTATCAGGTCAAGGCTGCGGGCACGCTGGCGGAAGCCCGCGCCTGTTTGGCGCAAGGTGCGCCAAAGGTGCTGCTGACCGACCTTCAACTGCCCGACGGCCATGGCGTCGACCTGATCCGGGAAACCCGGCGGCGCTTTCCCGATACCGAGATCATGGTGATCTCGATCCTCGGCGACGAGGAAAGCGTGATTTCGGCGATCACCGTCGGCGCAACAGGCTATCTGCTCAAGGACGCTTTCCCGACCGATATCGCCGCCACCGTTCGCGATCTCGTCGCCGGGCATTCGCCGATCTCGGCCTCGATCGCGCGCTTCATCGTGCGCCGAACCCAGAGCACGCCGGAGCCGCCGCCAGGCCCTGCCCTCAACACCACCAAGCTGACGCCGCGCGAGATCGACATTCTCTGGGGCATTGCGAAAGGTTTCAGCTATGCCGAGATCGCCAGCCATCTCGGCCTGTCGCGGCAGACTGTGCCCGGTCACATCAAGAACATCTACCGCAAGCTCGAGGTCCACACCCGGGGCGAAGCGGTGTTCGAGGCGGTCCAGCAGGGCTTGATCAAGCTGTGA
- a CDS encoding extracellular solute-binding protein, with protein sequence MNTLTRRLLIAATASLVFAGHAVAQDKSIVVASTTSTQDSGLFGHILPMFKAKTGIDVKVVAQGTGQALDSARRGDADVVFVHAKPAEEKFVSEGFGVKRYPVMYNDFILVGPKSDPAGIKGSKDIVAALSAIKAKGSDFISRGDKSGTHQAEVNLWKVAGVDIARDKGPWYKEIGQGMGAALNTASASNAYVLADRGTWLSFKNRGDLVVAVEGDKRLFNQYGVMLVSPEKHSSVKKDLGQQLIDWLVSSEGQKAIADYKINGEQLFYPNASDSGA encoded by the coding sequence ATGAACACGCTCACCCGCCGTTTGCTGATTGCAGCGACTGCCAGTCTGGTTTTCGCAGGTCACGCCGTCGCGCAGGACAAATCGATCGTGGTCGCCTCGACCACCTCGACGCAGGATTCCGGCCTGTTCGGCCACATCCTGCCGATGTTCAAGGCCAAGACCGGCATCGACGTGAAGGTGGTGGCGCAAGGCACCGGACAGGCGCTCGATAGCGCACGCCGGGGCGATGCCGACGTCGTGTTCGTCCACGCCAAACCTGCGGAAGAAAAATTCGTTTCCGAAGGCTTTGGCGTCAAGCGCTATCCGGTGATGTACAACGACTTCATCCTGGTCGGCCCGAAGAGCGATCCGGCCGGCATCAAGGGCTCGAAGGACATCGTCGCGGCGCTTTCCGCGATCAAGGCCAAGGGTTCCGATTTTATTTCCCGCGGCGACAAGTCTGGCACCCATCAGGCGGAAGTGAACCTCTGGAAAGTTGCCGGGGTCGATATCGCGAGAGACAAGGGTCCCTGGTACAAGGAGATCGGGCAGGGCATGGGCGCGGCGCTCAACACCGCGTCCGCCTCGAACGCCTATGTGCTCGCCGATCGCGGCACCTGGCTGTCGTTCAAGAATCGCGGCGATCTCGTCGTTGCCGTCGAAGGCGACAAGCGGCTGTTCAACCAGTACGGCGTCATGCTGGTTAGTCCGGAGAAGCATTCGAGCGTCAAGAAAGATCTCGGCCAGCAGTTGATCGACTGGCTGGTATCATCCGAGGGCCAGAAGGCGATCGCCGATTACAAGATCAACGGCGAGCAGTTGTTCTATCCCAACGCCAGCGATTCCGGCGCGTGA
- a CDS encoding ABC transporter permease, with translation MPSDVSAIQLVLSGDPALFAIVRLSLYVSLSAVALAALIGIPLGALIALTKFPGRQGVIVLLNALMGLPPVVVGLAVYLALSRSGPLGSFGLLFTAGAMIIAQTVLVMPIIAALTRQTIEDLWIEYRDELTAMNLGPIGRVAALIWDARFSLVTALLAGFGRAAAEVGAIIIVGGNIEGFTRTMTTAIALETSKGDLPLAVGLGLVLISIVIAVNALAWSVRRAGERLAG, from the coding sequence ATGCCCAGCGACGTTTCAGCCATTCAACTCGTGCTCTCCGGCGACCCCGCGCTGTTCGCCATCGTGCGGCTGTCGCTCTATGTCAGCCTGTCCGCGGTGGCGCTGGCGGCGCTGATCGGGATTCCCCTCGGCGCCCTCATCGCGCTGACGAAATTCCCCGGCCGCCAGGGCGTCATCGTCCTGCTCAACGCCTTGATGGGCCTGCCGCCGGTCGTCGTCGGTCTCGCGGTCTATCTGGCTCTGTCGCGCTCCGGGCCGCTGGGTTCGTTCGGCCTGCTGTTCACGGCAGGCGCCATGATCATCGCGCAGACCGTGCTGGTCATGCCGATTATCGCCGCGCTGACACGCCAGACCATCGAGGATCTCTGGATCGAATACCGCGACGAACTGACCGCGATGAATCTCGGCCCGATCGGTCGCGTCGCGGCGTTGATCTGGGATGCGCGCTTCAGCCTCGTCACCGCGCTGCTCGCCGGCTTCGGTCGCGCCGCGGCGGAAGTCGGCGCCATCATCATCGTCGGCGGCAACATCGAAGGCTTTACCCGCACGATGACGACGGCGATTGCGCTGGAAACTTCCAAGGGCGACCTGCCGCTCGCGGTCGGCCTCGGCCTCGTGCTGATTTCAATCGTAATCGCCGTCAACGCGCTGGCCTGGAGCGTGCGCCGGGCCGGCGAGCGACTGGCGGGATGA
- a CDS encoding helix-turn-helix transcriptional regulator produces MPMRELLTTDEAADYLRLSERKLYELVADRAVPCSKVTGRWLFSRAALDRWVSAGLIAPAGLAQVSAPPIVGGSQDPLLEWGLRESNSGLASLPEGSEEGLRRLTRGEVMIAAIHLHRLDGDDERANVDAVADAPGLHDAVVLGFARREQGILVATGNPLDLSDMASIATSRARMAQRPAGAGAQLLLLALLARAGIALDDLKLAKPAFPTGPDIAQAIRVGRIDCGIATRSVAKSSGLDFLPLVWERFDLVMRQRDYFMKGPQALFDFMREVGFRDRAADLGGYDVSEAGAVRLVN; encoded by the coding sequence ATGCCTATGCGGGAACTCCTGACGACTGACGAAGCTGCGGACTATCTGCGGCTCTCGGAACGCAAGCTTTACGAGCTGGTGGCGGACCGCGCGGTGCCTTGCAGCAAGGTGACCGGGCGCTGGCTGTTTTCGCGCGCCGCGCTGGACCGCTGGGTCTCCGCGGGCCTGATCGCGCCGGCCGGCCTGGCGCAGGTGTCGGCGCCCCCCATCGTCGGCGGCAGCCAGGATCCGCTGCTGGAATGGGGCTTGCGCGAAAGCAATTCGGGGCTGGCCAGCCTGCCCGAGGGCAGCGAGGAAGGGCTGCGGCGGCTGACGCGTGGCGAGGTGATGATCGCGGCGATCCATTTGCATCGGCTGGACGGCGACGATGAGCGAGCCAATGTCGACGCGGTCGCCGATGCGCCGGGATTGCACGATGCCGTCGTGCTCGGTTTTGCCCGGCGCGAGCAGGGCATTCTGGTTGCCACAGGCAATCCGCTTGATCTGAGCGACATGGCCTCGATCGCCACCTCGCGCGCCCGCATGGCGCAGCGTCCAGCGGGCGCCGGCGCGCAATTGCTGCTGCTGGCGCTGCTCGCGCGCGCCGGCATCGCGCTCGACGATCTGAAACTGGCGAAGCCAGCGTTTCCGACCGGCCCCGATATCGCGCAGGCCATCCGAGTGGGCCGGATCGATTGCGGCATCGCTACCAGAAGCGTGGCGAAATCGTCGGGGCTCGACTTCTTGCCGCTCGTCTGGGAGCGCTTCGACCTCGTCATGCGGCAGCGCGACTATTTCATGAAGGGGCCGCAGGCGCTGTTCGACTTCATGCGCGAGGTGGGCTTTCGCGATCGGGCCGCCGACCTTGGCGGCTACGACGTGAGCGAGGCCGGCGCGGTGCGGCTAGTGAACTAG
- a CDS encoding DMT family transporter → MRKMTSGLSTRNAAVLLAGVVLAWGTNWPVTKLIVHDVPPLWATAFRCMIAGATLAPMLWAQGAFIVPKRGDLPVVFCTSILHLVAFSALVAAGLQFVPAGRAIVLGYTTPIWVAIGAGLLLSEPITRQRALGIVFGLAGLAVIFNPQTLDWSDRQALFGSGLILLAAFCWAGNIVYVRAHQWISTPFQLVFWQVLLAAALLSLIAWLAEGPPHIAWTARLAALMLYSGIVCTAFANWAMTMVNRSLPAVTTSLCLLATPLLGIVSATAILSEPLEPSLFLAMGLIIGGIALGTVAGGSLREKTV, encoded by the coding sequence ATGCGCAAGATGACCAGTGGACTTTCAACCCGCAACGCGGCGGTGCTGCTTGCCGGCGTCGTGCTGGCATGGGGGACCAACTGGCCGGTGACAAAGCTGATCGTGCACGACGTGCCCCCGCTATGGGCGACGGCGTTCCGCTGCATGATTGCGGGGGCCACGCTGGCGCCGATGTTGTGGGCGCAAGGGGCGTTCATCGTGCCGAAGCGCGGCGACCTGCCGGTGGTGTTTTGCACTTCGATCCTGCATCTGGTGGCGTTTTCGGCGCTGGTCGCGGCCGGACTGCAATTCGTGCCCGCGGGCAGGGCGATCGTGCTCGGCTATACGACGCCGATCTGGGTCGCGATCGGAGCAGGCCTGTTGCTGTCCGAACCTATCACGCGTCAGCGCGCGCTCGGGATCGTGTTCGGCCTGGCAGGGCTTGCCGTTATCTTCAATCCGCAGACGCTGGACTGGAGCGACCGTCAGGCGCTGTTCGGCAGCGGCCTGATCCTGCTCGCCGCGTTCTGCTGGGCCGGCAACATCGTTTACGTCCGGGCGCACCAATGGATCTCGACGCCCTTTCAACTCGTGTTCTGGCAGGTGCTGCTGGCGGCGGCGTTGCTGTCGCTCATCGCATGGCTCGCGGAAGGCCCGCCGCATATCGCATGGACGGCGCGTCTTGCCGCGCTGATGCTCTATAGCGGCATCGTCTGCACGGCATTCGCCAACTGGGCGATGACCATGGTGAACCGCAGCCTGCCGGCCGTCACCACCTCGCTGTGCCTGCTGGCGACACCGCTGCTCGGGATCGTCAGCGCCACCGCGATCCTGAGCGAACCACTGGAGCCTTCGCTGTTTCTGGCGATGGGCCTGATCATCGGCGGCATTGCGTTAGGCACCGTCGCGGGCGGCTCGCTTCGCGAAAAGACGGTCTAG
- a CDS encoding threonine ammonia-lyase: MSNAPKDVPANQPASKAGRPPVTSDDITAAAASIAGSVAVTECDRSRTLSEICGCNVWLKFENLQFTSTFKERGALNRLQALSPDERRRGVIAMSAGNHAQGVAYHANRLGIPATIVMPVGTPMVKIENTRRHGANTIISGKTLEQAGEFARKHGEANNLIMIHPYDDPLIIAGQGTIALEMLKAAPDLDTLVVPIGGGGLISGMAIAAKSLKPELRIVGVQAQLYPSMYNAIRGEKLPMRGDTLAEGIAVKVPGRITTEIIRGLVDDIVLVTEDQIERAVSMLIAIEKTVVEGAGAVGLAAVLAGPERFAGRNVGLVLTGGNIDTRLIASVLTRELAREGRLTQIAIDIVDRPGQLAAVSALLAEAGANIIEVSHQRTFSDLPAKGTLLEVVIETRDRAHLDEVMKRLGEAGFVAWLPGRR; the protein is encoded by the coding sequence ATGTCGAATGCTCCCAAAGACGTGCCGGCGAACCAGCCTGCTTCCAAGGCCGGCCGCCCTCCCGTCACATCAGATGATATCACGGCCGCGGCCGCGTCCATTGCCGGCTCCGTCGCCGTCACCGAATGCGACCGGAGCCGGACGCTGAGCGAGATCTGCGGCTGCAACGTCTGGCTCAAATTTGAGAATCTGCAGTTCACCTCGACATTTAAGGAACGCGGCGCGCTCAACCGACTGCAGGCGCTTTCGCCGGACGAGCGCCGGCGCGGCGTGATCGCGATGTCGGCTGGCAACCACGCGCAGGGCGTGGCCTATCATGCCAACCGGCTTGGTATTCCCGCCACCATCGTGATGCCGGTCGGCACGCCGATGGTGAAGATCGAGAACACGCGACGTCATGGCGCGAACACGATTATTTCAGGCAAGACGCTGGAGCAGGCCGGCGAGTTCGCGCGCAAGCATGGCGAGGCGAACAACCTCATCATGATCCACCCCTACGACGATCCGCTGATCATCGCAGGGCAGGGCACCATCGCGCTCGAAATGCTCAAGGCCGCGCCTGATCTCGATACGCTGGTGGTGCCGATCGGCGGCGGCGGGCTGATCTCCGGCATGGCGATTGCGGCCAAATCGCTGAAGCCGGAATTGCGCATCGTCGGCGTGCAGGCGCAACTTTATCCGTCGATGTACAACGCTATCCGCGGCGAGAAATTGCCGATGCGTGGCGATACGCTCGCCGAAGGCATCGCGGTGAAGGTGCCGGGACGGATCACCACCGAAATCATCCGCGGTCTCGTCGACGACATAGTTCTCGTCACCGAAGACCAGATCGAGCGCGCGGTATCGATGCTGATCGCGATCGAAAAGACCGTGGTCGAAGGCGCAGGCGCCGTGGGCCTTGCCGCGGTGCTGGCGGGGCCGGAGCGCTTTGCCGGGCGCAATGTCGGCCTGGTCCTGACCGGCGGCAACATCGATACGCGGCTGATCGCGTCCGTGCTGACGCGCGAACTCGCGCGCGAGGGGAGGCTCACGCAGATCGCGATAGACATTGTCGACCGGCCCGGCCAACTCGCCGCCGTCTCGGCGCTGCTGGCGGAGGCCGGCGCCAACATCATCGAGGTCTCGCACCAGCGCACGTTCTCCGATTTGCCTGCCAAAGGCACGTTGCTGGAAGTCGTGATCGAGACGCGGGATCGCGCGCATCTCGACGAGGTGATGAAGCGGCTCGGCGAGGCGGGGTTCGTTGCGTGGCTGCCGGGGCGGCGGTAG